From a region of the Lentilactobacillus curieae genome:
- a CDS encoding carbamoyl phosphate synthase small subunit, which produces MTDRYLILEDGTSYRGKAFGAASTTTGEIVVNSTMNGYQEIISNQIYHNQIIVFTQPSIGNTGLAQNAYESVLPTAKGVIVREYENLATDQFKRISLDRYLKLHRIPGIYDLDTRELVHHLHRAGNMKASIVDVDDEHAFDQLHATVLTNQQVSQVATSRPYANPGDGDNVIVVDFGLKSGILRELSKRNCNITVVPSSFSSEMILDLDPDGVVLSTGPGNPESLADGVLDMIQEVQQSVPLFAIGLGHELFAMANGAKIEKMPIEHHGSNHPIREIITNEIFYSGQEQGYAVDPKSIDHDNLYITHLDLINGTIQGLRHRDYPAFSVQFSPDGAPGPKDSADLFDDFMEFMARRRENNAFRY; this is translated from the coding sequence ATGACAGACAGGTATTTAATTCTTGAAGACGGCACTTCTTATCGTGGGAAGGCATTTGGTGCTGCTTCAACAACTACCGGAGAAATTGTAGTTAACTCCACGATGAATGGTTACCAAGAAATAATTTCTAACCAAATTTATCACAACCAAATTATTGTATTCACTCAACCATCAATTGGAAACACTGGTTTGGCACAAAATGCTTATGAATCAGTGCTTCCAACGGCCAAGGGAGTGATTGTTCGTGAGTATGAAAACTTAGCCACCGACCAATTTAAGCGAATTTCATTGGATCGGTATTTAAAGTTACACAGAATTCCTGGCATTTATGATTTGGACACTAGGGAACTTGTCCATCACTTACATCGAGCTGGTAACATGAAGGCCAGCATCGTTGACGTTGATGATGAACACGCCTTTGATCAACTTCATGCGACTGTTTTGACTAATCAACAGGTATCTCAAGTGGCTACTTCGCGGCCATATGCTAATCCTGGAGATGGGGACAACGTAATTGTTGTCGATTTTGGGCTTAAAAGTGGGATTTTACGTGAGCTATCCAAACGTAACTGTAACATCACTGTTGTTCCATCAAGTTTCTCAAGTGAAATGATTTTGGATCTTGATCCAGATGGTGTTGTTCTATCAACAGGTCCAGGTAATCCGGAAAGTTTGGCTGATGGCGTACTTGACATGATTCAGGAGGTCCAGCAATCAGTACCCTTGTTTGCAATTGGCCTTGGTCATGAATTGTTTGCGATGGCAAACGGCGCCAAAATTGAAAAAATGCCGATTGAACATCATGGTAGCAACCATCCAATAAGAGAAATAATTACTAACGAAATTTTTTATTCAGGTCAAGAGCAGGGATACGCTGTTGATCCAAAGTCAATCGACCATGATAACCTTTACATCACACACCTTGATTTGATTAATGGTACCATTCAAGGATTACGTCACCGAGACTATCCAGCCTTTTCAGTGCAATTTTCTCCAGATGGTGCTCCTGGGCCAAAAGATAGTGCAGACTTATTTGATGACTTCATGGAATTCATGGCCAGAAGAAGGGAAAACAATGCCTTTAGATATTAA
- the pyrR gene encoding bifunctional pyr operon transcriptional regulator/uracil phosphoribosyltransferase PyrR: MGKTILDKMAMQRALTRITYEIVERNKGVDDLVLVGIKTRGIFLATRIANRLQQLENVTIPVGELDITNYRDDIEHDSMSADVRIANNGVDFSVENKRVILVDDVLYTGRTVRAALSAVMDLGRPKSINLAVLVDRGHRELPIRADFVGKNIPSSQKEKIRVLVEEIDDRDAVEITK; this comes from the coding sequence ATGGGGAAAACAATCTTAGACAAAATGGCAATGCAGCGGGCACTTACCCGGATTACTTATGAAATCGTTGAACGCAACAAAGGGGTAGACGATTTAGTCCTTGTGGGAATTAAAACCCGGGGGATTTTCTTAGCAACCAGAATTGCTAATCGCCTACAACAACTAGAAAATGTAACGATCCCAGTTGGTGAATTAGATATCACCAACTACCGTGACGACATTGAGCATGACTCAATGAGTGCTGACGTTAGAATTGCAAATAATGGCGTGGACTTTTCAGTTGAAAATAAACGGGTGATCCTTGTGGATGATGTATTGTATACTGGCCGAACTGTCAGAGCAGCCCTTAGTGCGGTAATGGATCTTGGTAGACCCAAGTCAATAAATCTTGCGGTTTTAGTTGACCGTGGCCACAGAGAATTGCCGATCAGAGCAGATTTTGTTGGCAAAAACATCCCCAGTTCACAAAAAGAAAAGATTCGTGTCTTGGTTGAAGAAATCGACGACAGGGACGCAGTCGAAATCACTAAATAA
- a CDS encoding RluA family pseudouridine synthase, with the protein MKELHVTDESGRIDKVISEIDQSISRSRAKKLTDEGNVTVNGEVVKPKYKVSSGDTIVIQNEEPREIDLTPEEMSLDIVYEDDDVIVVNKPSGMVVHPAAGHESHTLVNGLLAHSPLSTINGEFRPGIVHRIDKDTSGLLMVAKNDNAHTELSKQLKEKKNLRKYVALVYGVIDEDSGSINAPIGRSKTDRKKQAIVSDGRDAITHFSVIKRFENFTLVECRLETGRTHQIRVHFKYIGHSLVGDPLYGPKKVYGNNGQFLHAQELGFEHPKTGELMIFSSPLPEYFKNQLAKLAPTEI; encoded by the coding sequence ATGAAAGAATTACACGTAACAGATGAATCTGGACGAATTGATAAGGTCATTTCTGAGATTGATCAAAGCATCTCGCGTTCCCGAGCTAAGAAACTCACGGATGAGGGTAATGTAACGGTCAACGGCGAAGTGGTGAAGCCTAAGTATAAGGTTAGTTCTGGTGACACCATCGTGATTCAAAATGAAGAACCGCGAGAAATTGATTTGACCCCTGAAGAGATGAGTTTAGATATTGTCTATGAAGATGACGATGTGATTGTTGTCAATAAGCCTTCAGGAATGGTAGTTCATCCAGCGGCTGGTCATGAGAGTCACACATTAGTAAACGGTCTGCTGGCTCATAGTCCACTCTCAACCATTAATGGTGAATTTAGGCCTGGAATCGTTCACAGAATTGACAAGGACACGTCTGGTTTATTGATGGTTGCCAAGAATGACAATGCTCACACTGAGCTGTCTAAACAGCTAAAGGAGAAGAAAAATCTTCGTAAATATGTCGCATTAGTTTACGGGGTCATTGACGAAGATTCTGGGTCAATCAACGCCCCAATTGGTCGTTCAAAAACTGACCGCAAAAAACAGGCGATTGTGAGCGACGGCCGAGATGCCATTACCCATTTTTCTGTAATTAAGCGGTTTGAAAACTTCACATTAGTAGAATGCAGATTAGAAACGGGCCGAACTCACCAGATTCGCGTTCATTTCAAGTACATTGGCCATTCTCTGGTGGGTGACCCTTTGTACGGCCCTAAAAAGGTTTACGGTAATAACGGTCAATTTTTACACGCTCAAGAGTTAGGGTTTGAGCACCCTAAAACTGGTGAACTAATGATTTTTTCATCACCGTTACCAGAGTACTTTAAAAATCAATTAGCCAAGTTGGCTCCGACTGAGATCTAA
- the lspA gene encoding signal peptidase II, with the protein MPFVYILLSALLICIDQLVKHLVVANLHLGQVNPVIDGLLSITRLNNTGAAWSMLSGQQWLFVVIALVAALAIIYYMFKFRGHFLYQFSLSLLLAGALGNVIDRIFQGHVVDMFQLDFINFPIFNCADMFLTFGILILAITIIKD; encoded by the coding sequence ATGCCATTTGTCTATATTTTGCTGAGTGCTTTACTGATTTGTATTGATCAACTGGTAAAGCATCTCGTAGTTGCTAATTTACATTTAGGCCAAGTCAATCCAGTAATTGACGGGCTTTTGTCCATAACCAGATTGAACAACACTGGAGCAGCATGGAGTATGTTGTCTGGGCAACAGTGGTTATTCGTGGTCATTGCCTTAGTTGCTGCGCTGGCCATTATTTACTACATGTTCAAGTTCCGGGGACATTTTTTGTATCAGTTTAGTCTGTCACTTCTTTTGGCGGGCGCACTTGGAAACGTGATTGACAGAATCTTTCAGGGGCACGTTGTCGATATGTTCCAATTGGATTTTATAAACTTTCCAATTTTTAACTGTGCAGATATGTTTTTAACGTTCGGAATTTTAATTCTGGCAATTACAATAATAAAGGATTAA
- a CDS encoding formate--tetrahydrofolate ligase: MKSDVEISQAVELSPINEVAEKIGIDDANLEQYGHYKAKVSLSDVDKNQGKLVLVTSINPTAAGEGKTTLTVGLGDALNELGKNAVLALREPSLGPVMGMKGGATGGGYSQVVPMEDINLHFTGDFHALTEAHNTLAALIDNHIHHGNELNIDPRQIEWKRVLDVNDRELRQTVIGLGGRTSGVPRQDGFDITVASELMAILCLSTDLTDLKDRISNILIGYTYDRKPVYVKDLKVQGALALLLKDAIKPNLVQTIEHTPAFIHGGPFANIAHGCNSILATKAAMHYGDIALTEAGFGSDLGAEKFMDIVTPKLGKNPDCVVVVATIRALKLNGGQNKKELATEDLHALETGAVNLFRHVKSMRNFQVPVLVTINKFGTDTENEVTLLTKLIKDNLNLPTYVSENFEKGGKGAIDLAKGVIDAVEQPNNFTPVYDSDDDIETKMQKIVTKVYGGANVELSSKAKTQLKKIKKLGYDKLPVCMAKTQYSFTDNPKELGAPVDFTIHVSELEIRSGAGFIVALTGKILTMPGLPSHPAALNMDIDDQGKITGLF; encoded by the coding sequence TTGAAAAGTGATGTTGAGATTTCCCAAGCTGTTGAATTAAGTCCCATTAATGAGGTTGCTGAAAAAATTGGAATTGATGATGCCAATTTAGAACAATATGGACATTACAAAGCAAAAGTTTCCTTGTCAGATGTTGATAAAAATCAAGGAAAACTCGTTTTAGTAACGTCAATCAACCCGACTGCTGCCGGTGAGGGGAAAACTACCTTGACTGTTGGGTTGGGCGATGCCCTTAATGAACTTGGCAAAAATGCGGTTCTTGCACTTAGAGAGCCTTCTTTGGGACCAGTTATGGGAATGAAGGGTGGTGCCACAGGTGGTGGCTACTCTCAAGTTGTCCCAATGGAAGACATCAACCTTCACTTTACCGGTGATTTTCACGCTTTAACTGAAGCTCATAATACTTTAGCGGCGCTTATTGACAATCACATCCATCATGGCAATGAGCTCAACATTGACCCTCGACAAATCGAGTGGAAACGAGTACTTGACGTAAATGATCGGGAACTTCGACAGACTGTGATTGGACTTGGTGGACGCACCTCTGGTGTTCCTCGCCAAGATGGCTTTGATATTACTGTAGCCAGTGAACTAATGGCAATCCTCTGTTTATCGACAGATTTAACTGATCTGAAAGACCGAATTTCAAACATTTTAATTGGTTATACGTATGACCGCAAACCCGTTTATGTAAAAGATTTAAAGGTCCAGGGTGCTTTAGCATTGCTATTAAAGGATGCTATCAAGCCAAATCTAGTGCAAACAATCGAGCACACACCAGCTTTTATTCACGGTGGTCCATTTGCCAACATTGCTCATGGATGTAACAGTATTTTAGCAACCAAAGCTGCAATGCATTATGGAGACATTGCACTGACTGAAGCAGGCTTTGGCTCAGACTTAGGTGCAGAAAAGTTCATGGATATCGTTACTCCAAAGCTTGGTAAAAATCCCGACTGTGTTGTGGTTGTTGCTACAATAAGAGCATTAAAGTTAAATGGTGGTCAAAACAAAAAGGAATTAGCTACGGAAGACTTGCACGCATTGGAAACAGGGGCGGTTAACCTCTTCAGACACGTCAAGTCAATGCGTAACTTCCAAGTTCCTGTCTTAGTCACTATCAATAAATTTGGGACTGATACCGAGAATGAAGTTACCTTATTAACCAAATTAATCAAAGACAATTTAAATTTACCAACTTACGTTTCTGAAAACTTTGAAAAGGGTGGCAAAGGAGCAATTGATTTGGCTAAGGGAGTAATTGATGCGGTTGAACAACCAAACAATTTTACCCCGGTTTACGATTCTGATGATGATATTGAAACCAAGATGCAAAAAATTGTCACTAAAGTTTATGGCGGTGCAAACGTCGAACTTTCAAGCAAAGCTAAAACCCAACTAAAAAAGATTAAGAAGCTTGGCTACGACAAACTACCTGTTTGTATGGCAAAGACTCAGTACTCATTTACTGATAATCCTAAAGAATTAGGAGCACCAGTTGACTTCACGATTCATGTTTCTGAATTGGAAATTCGTTCAGGGGCTGGATTCATAGTTGCCTTAACCGGTAAAATTTTAACTATGCCTGGCTTGCCATCACATCCAGCTGCACTAAATATGGATATCGATGATCAAGGAAAAATAACTGGGCTATTCTAG
- a CDS encoding EbsA family protein, which translates to MITQKRRFLYQPSPLSSIICWSWTLVVFFIGVIIWLEITHFQWITLFFFAMFAFICWAEIHFRKIQIEDGVLSVGRIINPRWLVTDVSEISNVKTAKYQLGFVAKGKIYSFILPQNSVIEIKTLIESEQKNH; encoded by the coding sequence ATGATAACGCAAAAAAGACGATTTTTATATCAGCCCAGTCCACTTAGTAGCATTATTTGTTGGAGTTGGACTTTAGTAGTGTTCTTCATTGGGGTAATTATTTGGCTAGAAATCACTCATTTTCAATGGATCACGTTATTTTTCTTCGCAATGTTTGCATTTATTTGCTGGGCGGAGATTCATTTTCGCAAGATTCAGATCGAAGATGGAGTGTTAAGTGTTGGTCGAATTATCAACCCTCGTTGGCTAGTCACTGACGTAAGTGAAATTTCCAATGTAAAAACTGCTAAGTATCAGTTAGGGTTTGTTGCCAAAGGAAAGATTTATAGCTTTATTTTGCCCCAAAATTCGGTGATTGAGATCAAAACACTGATAGAAAGTGAACAGAAAAATCATTAG
- a CDS encoding ribonuclease HI family protein — MIKLYTDAAVNQKSKKSAAGLLIVRNSQQKQLTEPLKITDNHAAEFEAAILGHQKILPNVDGELVFFYTDSKIVADAVHKQYAKHYQEYVDRLVALQSQLGTVITEWIPDKDNKGAHNLALQALHHLE, encoded by the coding sequence ATGATTAAACTATATACTGACGCTGCCGTAAACCAAAAATCGAAAAAAAGCGCTGCTGGATTGCTAATTGTTCGAAATTCACAGCAAAAACAACTGACAGAGCCACTAAAAATTACGGATAATCACGCTGCTGAGTTTGAAGCGGCCATTTTGGGCCACCAAAAAATTCTGCCTAATGTGGATGGTGAATTGGTATTTTTTTATACTGATAGTAAGATTGTTGCGGATGCGGTACACAAGCAGTACGCAAAGCATTACCAAGAATATGTAGATCGCTTAGTAGCCTTGCAATCACAGTTAGGAACCGTAATTACTGAGTGGATACCTGACAAAGATAATAAAGGAGCCCATAACTTAGCATTACAGGCTCTCCATCATTTAGAGTAA
- a CDS encoding NAD(P)/FAD-dependent oxidoreductase, translated as MRTVGIIGGGIIGATAAFYLTKQPDLQVTLFDSGRGQATKAASGIISPWLSKRRNKRWYSLAQSGAEFYEQLVHDADLDKSVYEQTGTIVTRKDAQAVDELYDLAKSRAKTTSAIGEVRKVSAAEITDLMPIVSCDESGIYVSGGAKINGEGLVEKLLFHAKNNGLKLVNEQVSLVNENTVRTKSDQFVFSNLVLSPGAFLKQLLEPLNYHVDIRPQKGQLVDMRISNQVTDEMPVMMPESENDIIPFKDGIVTIGATHENDEGFDLTPTNTEINNLLNSGTKFVTELKSAERLGVRIGTRGYTSDFAPFFGELTANMYVAGGLGSSGLTTGPIIGKLISDWISSQTPPADLDLLTKPVSNYIYSK; from the coding sequence ATGAGGACAGTTGGAATTATCGGTGGTGGAATCATTGGCGCCACTGCTGCCTTTTATTTAACTAAACAGCCTGATTTACAGGTCACCTTATTTGATTCCGGCCGCGGTCAAGCCACAAAGGCAGCGTCTGGAATTATTTCTCCATGGTTATCGAAACGTAGAAATAAGCGCTGGTACAGCTTAGCTCAATCTGGAGCTGAATTTTACGAACAATTGGTGCACGATGCAGATTTAGATAAAAGCGTATACGAGCAGACCGGTACGATTGTTACCCGAAAAGATGCCCAAGCCGTCGATGAGTTATATGATTTAGCGAAATCACGAGCTAAAACAACTTCAGCAATTGGAGAGGTTAGAAAGGTATCTGCCGCGGAAATCACTGACCTTATGCCCATTGTGAGCTGTGATGAATCTGGCATTTATGTATCAGGTGGTGCAAAAATTAACGGTGAAGGTTTGGTTGAAAAACTTCTTTTCCATGCTAAAAACAACGGCCTAAAATTAGTTAATGAACAAGTAAGCTTGGTTAATGAAAATACAGTACGAACTAAGTCTGATCAATTTGTATTCTCAAACTTGGTACTAAGTCCAGGGGCTTTTCTTAAGCAGTTACTAGAACCGCTTAATTATCATGTCGATATTCGCCCTCAAAAGGGCCAGTTAGTTGATATGCGAATTTCAAATCAGGTAACTGACGAAATGCCAGTGATGATGCCTGAATCAGAAAATGATATCATTCCATTTAAAGACGGAATCGTAACCATTGGGGCGACTCATGAAAACGACGAAGGCTTTGATCTAACTCCCACTAATACTGAAATTAATAATTTACTAAATAGTGGTACTAAGTTTGTTACTGAATTGAAGAGTGCTGAACGTTTAGGAGTCAGAATTGGAACTAGAGGTTATACATCAGACTTTGCACCATTCTTTGGTGAACTGACTGCTAACATGTATGTTGCCGGTGGTTTAGGTTCATCAGGCTTAACAACGGGGCCGATTATTGGAAAATTAATTTCTGATTGGATTAGTTCTCAAACCCCACCAGCTGATCTCGATTTACTCACTAAACCAGTATCAAACTATATTTACTCTAAATGA
- a CDS encoding THUMP domain-containing class I SAM-dependent RNA methyltransferase, which translates to MKFNLIATCAAGVESLVANELKDLGYSVQTENGRVRFSGEERDIVRTNLWLRVADRVKIIVDEFDAKSFTELFDQTTSIPWEQYLPMDAAFPVEGKSQKSTLHSVPDVQAIVKKAIVNSLSNVYHRHTRLPETGSKYPLEVAINKDHVILTLDTTGSSLFKRGYRVEKGNAPLKENLAAALILLTNWHKDMPFWDPFCGSGTIPIEATMIARNLAPGFNREFAFEQFGFIDNELIEDERDRADGLADYDSPLEIHASDIDGSMIDIAKTNAREVGLTQDIQFKQVAVADFKTDLHDGVMIGNPPYGERMSEQEQVHQLYRQMGQAFGPLTDWSKYFITSDLEFEKYYGQKATKKRKLYNGALRTDYFQFWAERKPRH; encoded by the coding sequence ATGAAATTCAATTTAATCGCTACTTGTGCTGCAGGAGTTGAATCGCTTGTGGCTAATGAATTAAAAGATTTGGGTTACTCAGTCCAAACTGAAAACGGCCGGGTACGTTTTTCTGGAGAAGAAAGGGATATCGTAAGAACTAACCTCTGGTTGCGGGTAGCTGACCGCGTCAAGATTATCGTCGACGAGTTTGATGCCAAGTCATTTACAGAATTATTTGATCAAACGACATCAATTCCCTGGGAACAATATTTACCAATGGATGCGGCATTTCCAGTGGAAGGCAAGTCTCAGAAGTCGACGCTTCACAGTGTGCCTGACGTGCAAGCAATTGTAAAAAAAGCCATTGTTAATTCATTATCAAACGTTTACCACCGTCACACCAGATTACCTGAAACAGGGTCAAAGTACCCTCTGGAAGTTGCAATTAATAAGGACCACGTAATTCTCACTTTGGACACTACCGGTTCATCGTTGTTTAAACGGGGATACAGAGTTGAAAAGGGAAATGCTCCATTGAAGGAAAACCTAGCTGCGGCATTGATCCTGCTTACAAATTGGCACAAAGATATGCCATTTTGGGATCCGTTCTGTGGTTCAGGGACAATTCCTATTGAAGCAACAATGATTGCCCGTAATCTAGCTCCTGGATTTAACCGCGAATTTGCATTTGAACAGTTTGGATTTATCGACAATGAGTTGATTGAGGACGAACGAGACAGGGCAGATGGCCTTGCAGATTATGATAGCCCATTAGAAATTCATGCATCTGATATTGATGGTTCCATGATTGATATCGCTAAAACTAACGCCCGAGAGGTTGGCTTAACCCAAGACATTCAATTCAAACAGGTTGCTGTTGCTGATTTTAAGACTGATTTACACGATGGAGTGATGATTGGCAATCCCCCATATGGTGAACGAATGAGCGAACAGGAACAGGTTCATCAACTTTACCGCCAAATGGGGCAGGCTTTCGGCCCATTAACAGACTGGTCAAAATACTTTATTACTTCAGATCTAGAATTCGAAAAGTATTATGGTCAAAAGGCTACCAAGAAGCGAAAACTTTACAACGGTGCCTTGAGAACAGATTACTTCCAATTCTGGGCTGAGAGAAAACCAAGACATTAG
- the gpsB gene encoding cell division regulator GpsB, producing the protein MENINFTPKDILQKTFRQKMRGYDPDDVDTFLDNVIKDYETFSKANSDLTDQNEKLRVQVDELNKQIAVSSNQTSGPTGASQVTRPAATQAMSSATNMDILKRLSNLERRVFGSQLDNGTNESHRL; encoded by the coding sequence ATGGAAAACATTAATTTTACTCCAAAGGACATTTTACAAAAAACATTCCGTCAGAAGATGAGGGGTTATGATCCTGACGACGTTGATACCTTTTTAGACAACGTTATTAAGGACTACGAAACTTTTTCAAAAGCAAACTCTGATTTAACTGACCAGAATGAAAAGCTTCGGGTTCAGGTCGACGAACTAAACAAGCAAATTGCTGTTTCGTCTAACCAAACTAGCGGCCCTACTGGTGCTAGCCAAGTAACTAGGCCAGCCGCAACCCAAGCAATGTCTAGTGCAACAAACATGGACATTTTAAAACGGCTTTCAAATCTTGAAAGAAGAGTTTTTGGTTCACAACTTGATAATGGTACAAACGAGTCTCATAGACTCTAA
- a CDS encoding DUF1273 domain-containing protein encodes MSRLWVTGYRSYELGIFDNHDKKRDVINYVLRKEITAEIENGVDWIITGGQMGIEQWTIEAANSLKSEYPDEFQVSMMVPFAEFSGHWNENNQAIYNQIKSQVDFFASTSNQPYNSPQQLRNYQEFMINHTDSALLVYDLDNPGKTQYDYNVIKKYADKHPYPYRLITFDDLQSAAEEYFESLNNGFQDE; translated from the coding sequence TTGAGTAGGCTTTGGGTAACTGGATATCGGAGTTATGAGCTTGGAATATTCGACAATCATGATAAAAAACGCGACGTAATCAACTATGTTCTCCGTAAGGAAATTACTGCAGAAATTGAGAATGGTGTCGACTGGATAATTACTGGTGGACAAATGGGTATTGAACAGTGGACTATCGAAGCTGCTAATTCATTGAAGTCTGAATACCCAGATGAATTCCAAGTGTCGATGATGGTGCCGTTTGCTGAATTCTCTGGCCATTGGAATGAAAATAATCAAGCTATCTATAATCAAATAAAATCGCAAGTTGATTTTTTCGCATCAACCAGTAACCAGCCATATAATTCTCCTCAACAATTAAGAAATTACCAAGAATTCATGATTAATCACACAGATAGTGCATTATTAGTCTATGATTTAGACAATCCTGGAAAAACGCAGTACGATTATAATGTAATAAAAAAATATGCAGACAAGCACCCATATCCATACAGATTGATTACCTTTGATGATCTTCAAAGCGCCGCAGAGGAATACTTTGAAAGTTTAAATAATGGTTTTCAAGATGAATGA
- the recU gene encoding Holliday junction resolvase RecU, with translation MTIKYPNGKTFNDDENFDKRQSSQRSVDFSNRGMTLEAELNKSNQYYLRNNIAVIHKKPTPIQIVSVDYPKRSAARIKEAYFRRASTTDYNGVYRGKYIDFDAKETQNKTSFPLKNFHEHQIEHMRMCLKQDGICFAIIKFVFDQTIFVLKASDLIHFWDLQVSGGRKSISRETIEKLGYKVQYRINPLIPYLEAVDSLME, from the coding sequence ATGACAATCAAATATCCAAATGGGAAAACATTTAATGATGACGAAAATTTTGATAAGCGTCAATCAAGTCAGCGTTCTGTGGACTTCTCAAATCGGGGGATGACGTTAGAAGCCGAGTTAAATAAGAGCAACCAATATTACTTACGTAATAATATTGCGGTAATCCATAAAAAACCTACCCCAATTCAAATTGTTTCGGTAGACTATCCTAAAAGAAGTGCCGCAAGGATTAAGGAAGCTTACTTTCGGCGGGCATCGACTACCGATTATAATGGAGTTTACCGGGGAAAATATATTGACTTTGACGCAAAGGAGACTCAAAATAAAACATCATTCCCATTAAAAAACTTCCATGAACACCAAATTGAGCACATGAGGATGTGCCTTAAACAAGATGGAATATGCTTTGCTATTATTAAATTTGTTTTTGATCAGACCATCTTTGTTTTAAAAGCATCCGATTTAATCCATTTTTGGGATTTGCAAGTCTCTGGGGGGAGAAAATCAATTTCTCGAGAAACGATTGAAAAGTTGGGCTATAAAGTTCAGTACAGAATCAACCCACTTATACCTTATCTCGAGGCTGTAGATTCGTTAATGGAGTAA